The genomic interval CCTAccgtgaaagtgaatggtaaacaaagacaaaagtagcttggacattctgcacgataacttattttgtgttacacaaaagatagaaagtcatatgggttaagaactaagagtgagtaaatgatgacagaataatcatttttgggtgaactgtccctttaagctttTTCTACTTGTGTAAAATTAGCATCTCAATTTCCTTGAATTGCAAGCACCACAAGAAGCAGCTGCACTCAGGCCAAAGCCACAGAGCTCCCTATAGACACTGCAGGAAGAACATTACACCAtgggacaacacacacacaaacactgcacatgtaaagaaaaataataataacttttgaaTAATTAATTCCTAAAACAATTTTTACTActgaaaggaatatttcacccaaaaatgaaaattcagtcataatttactcacactcatgtcgttGCAAACGTCGTATCACTTTCtcatgcaaaacacaaaaggagtttaacATAAAAGTTCTTAAGTGAACACTGTGAAAAAGCTTCCATTATGCACTCATGAGCGTGcaatggacatcaagattttcactgaaaaactaCTTTCATTTTGGGTTGTTGCTAACCAGAACTTATCCTAtgccttcagaacacttggaatatgacgcattagtcgcatggactacttttatgatgggTGCTTtcgggtcctttttaagcttttaagtgaGACACTATTCACTGCCATTGCATTAAAAACAGACAagaattttcattaaaacatctccttttgtgtttcgcatAATAAACTacagtaagtcatacgggtttggaaccagtggcgcctgcagctgtacggccgtacgcactgtgTGTACCATGAGTGCTCCGACTGActtgcccaatttgcgaatgtataattcttttgagtcggttcttttcagtgaattggccaaacattCTTTCAAagtggtctgaatcgattcgtgattcagtacaatttgttCAGAGCACTCTCTCACTGAATTATTTGGAGcggtatcgggatatttacgaatacagagaacaagcagcgctggatacagtgtaaatgtgacaacaatcaactgaaacaaaagtctgtctttttgagaggtaactttgagaaacttcagctagtgctgtgtcatgtgaacaaggggctgttcaagctgaacgtgtttttgcatccacTCGTGCTGTTtatcaatcgttttccatgtaaacattcgctagatagatttgacaactgcatcacatttcactgtgtttttagcatctctcatgggagcgctacatttttagatgctgtgtcaagttaaaaagaacttcttcaactgataaaaatgcgtcttgagacacctgctttctgctgTATTCATTGTGGTGTGTTTGATATTTTAGCGCGAAAACGCGcctgtctgaacggttactggaagaaatgctttagccaatagttccATGAATACTgctcatactcgagaaaataaataaatgcttatctcaaagtcaccagaatttaatGCATTGGTGTCgttttttgcacacacaaaaaaaatctccTGGGatagcatgcccccggaccccccttgatataaggtttattagacAGATTTCTGTGCGCAACCTCAGATTAAATCATGCAGGCACCCCTGTTTGGAACTACAtgtgggtgaataaattatggcagaattttaattttggggtgaagtatccctttaaaagttACCAAAATCAAGATGAGATGCCTATGAGAGTGTAATTTTTTATTGCAGAGGTAATCAAATTCTACCTTTTACTGATGTAATTGGAGCAAGGCTGCTTTCAAGAGTGGTAGGTTCTGATGTGTGAAGGGAAGTGACAGCAACTGAGCGACAATCCACCAGGAATCCATCAGCATCCACTGATCTCACATCAGAGAGTTGAGATATAGATgacaacttgaacaaaacaatgtTGTTAGATTAACTATAAAATGAATAACATACAGGTAAATATGTATAACTAGATACTTGGTAGTATTCAGCAACATCAACTGTCTACTAAAGAATTCTGAGTTACTGTATACCTGTGTGTTAGCAGAGATTGTGGCCTCCAGTGCATTAATTTGGTTCTCAATGGCTGCAGCTCGACTCAGGACTTGTCCCACTCTCAGGCTAATGGCTTCTATTCTCTCTTTCATCTTCTTCTCACTGTCCATAAGCACGTGGGCTGCCTGCATGGCCTGAGCCACCATGCCCTCCACTCTCCTCAGGGCCTTCAGCAGGTCATCTGTGGCCTCTCCTACATACGCTGACTCAGTAACCACAGCTACATCCCTAAATTCATTCTTCTCTCTGTCAACCTGAATCTGAGCATCTCTGAAGGTTCTCACCACTCTCAAACCAGGCTTACTCTCTTCCAGCTGGGCTGTTTTCAGATCAGCCTCCAGGTTTTGGAGCTCATGCTGCATGTCTCTCACAGCCTCCTGTGGTTCTCCTCCAGTCTGGATTATCCTGTTCTCCTTGGTGAGGCACTTCCACCAGGTGATGGATGCTGCTATTTGGGCTTCCTGCTTCTGATGTTTGGTCATGGACAGCCTCTGTGCCTGTTCTGCCAGTGGAGCTTCAAGAAGATCCAGCTCTTTAAATCTGGAAACCAGATGGGCAACACCATGTAATGCTTCATGCAATGCAacgttaaaggaaaagttcacctaaaaattctgtcagtgtttattcaccctcatgtcattccaaaattgcatgctattatttttttcacaaaattatatagtaatttttgaagaatcttcagcATTTTTCATAATATCAGCAGTCTATGgcgaccatgttttttttttaacaatttataaTCATGCAGTATTACACTGACGCAGTGATTGATTTATGTCGTCaagaaatcagagaccctctcctcgaaatccaaacacaagtggtcacaggagacgcatttgagtgaccaggtgtaaacacatCGCCTGACCAAGTCATTTtgaattcaagtcattttgatttgtatagcgcttttcacaacacacatagtttcaaagcagctttacagaaaatcatgctttaacagaaaatgaaactgtaatatctttaAATTATATCTATCTATAATATCTTACCATATTTTATCTGATCATCTGAGAcgtatcttaataccaggtgtacacaGTGTCAATATGATTCATAAGATATATTCTGCTTGTTCTGAAGtattatgatagctttgtgtgatgagcagactgaaatttaagtcattatgtaCTGAAAATCTTCCCATGTGCtgcagctctgaaatctcattctcCATCACGCATTTTCAAACTGGTGCACCATGTTCGCTTATGACACCATTTATTTGGGCATTTTAACATCAATGATGTTAAACCTGCTGTGACACATCGAGGCACCATTTCATAGCTTCGACCAagggcaagattatcagtgaataacgacttatatttctgactgttcctcacacaaaactatcaaatgacttcagaagacttgaaatgtagCGCATAAGGTGTATGGACAacttttacagtgtgtttttgggttcttggcagctgtGTTTACTATAGGTGCCTCCCAagccgcacacttctgcactattctatggcattttgtagtgtaagtagtgcaagtagtatgttaacactgaaaatgcagcaaaaagaagtgtagtTTAAGCACCCGTATGATGCACTTTTCCAACCGTCAAAATGGAGTGTAGAATTTTGGACACTTCACGCACTCAGCGCTTGCGGTTTGCCATACATagcagaaggggcggagttacctggctgcgctgctggtctgacaaaacagttgtaaataatgaagaatttagcagctagcaaaacttcagtggatacagcaccttacaaatgtgagttgaatgctttaacattaccccaagctgtgtgaatatgtatgttgtttaagatacaagtgttgaactgaggttagcTAATGcactaaagctagtggcaacacaccTTGtgcgtttgaaatgtcacttctgtcagctgttaaacagaAAAAGTTAAGAGTTCCATTTGGAATGATTCATGCACTTTACATGCAAATTCAtgcactacatggctgagtgcatagtatattttgtaagtgcatagtgtatagtgtgtcatttgggacacagcttatgaACTATCGTTGATTGGAAAAGGGCTTTATAAATATCCttcaaaatatttccttttgtgttccacaaaaaataacagattagcatacaggtttggaactactttagggtgaataaatgacagaattttcatatttaggtgaaatatTCCTCCTTACAGTGTCACCAGCCGATGCCTAGATCTTCCATGCTGTTGTTGCTCCTTTAGATAGAGTCTCTCTAACTTTTCAGTCACACTGTTGCCAACTTTATCCTGAAGAGcagataataaatacaaaattcaggtaggtatatatatatatatatatatatatatatatatatatatatatatatatatatatatatatatataattgcatttATTAAATTAAGAACTTAAGTCCCAGCTAAAATATAGGtattatgtatatatgttgtgtttctCACAGTCTCTGAGAGTTGTGTGTGGAGTATATGGGATAATTCAACAGGCTTCATCTTTGGGAACTGAATGTCTCCTCTCAGGGGGATGGTGGGCAAGATCTGACTCAGTGAGCCACTAATCGACTCCATAGCCACATTCTGGAACAGGGAGAAAAGAAGGAGAGGACTTGTACTGTACAGTCATTACATCAATTACACATCTCTAGGCAGTATATTAGATTGAATGGTCTGTTACCGGTTGAGCTTCCTGAATCTCATGATGCAAAGACTGATGGTTTGTCACACCTGTCCTATGTGGACCTAAAGAGCTAATATGGTATTTGTTTAAcctgacaaacacaacaaaaACGGAAAGAATAAGGATCCCTCCTTGAAGGGTTTGAACCAATGACCTTTCTTTCAGGAGCCAAGAACTTTAAATTATACTGTTgctacacaccaaaaaaaaaaaaaaaaaaaaaaaaaaaaaacatacttaaactaaataaaaaactccaaataaattcagaataaataaatacaattatttattttatatctttGTATTACTTTATATGATTCATACGTTTACTGGACACAAACATGGAAACTAAATTGActataaaatcaaacatttaaagtgTTTCTGAGAAGCAGTGGCTTTAATTGCACAGGCTCAAATTTAGAGCATACGCAATGACAATACATTTTGCAGCTTTTCACAAATACAGTACTTTGTGATTGTTTTGTCCTGCTAGTGAAACAACAGACTGATGCAGACTGGATTGGTGGTGTTTACCTGAAGAGTGCCTGCCGTGAGTGCTCTTGTAGCCTCATCAGTTCTGACTGCAGGCTCTTCACATGCATTAGCAGACAATAGAATCACCATTATAACTGAACAGAACCATTAGAACTCAAGCCATTCTTTCACACTTACACAAGCACATGCATTCATGGTGATAAACAATAGAATACCTCAATAATTGTGTGGCTTTCTAAATGAGTGTCCTTAAGCTTTTCCAGCAGGATGTTTTTCTGTGTAGATTGAATAAAACTTtataaaacaacatcaataaataCAATCAGCACTACATGCTATGAAGTTACAGTAAAATCACCTTAGTAAGGTCCCTGTCTTTCACAGCCAGCACCATATGAGTTTCTTCTAGTTCTTCCTGCAAACATTATAAGATATTatttaaggaataattcacaaaaaaattaacattttgaaataatttagtcacacactcatgttgttccaaaaccgtatgactttcattcttctgtggaacacaaaaggagatgttaggcaggtgACAGAATCAGTCACTGCTCAttttcatttcatcttttttccatgcaataaaagtgaatggtaactgaggctaaccaTCTgccaaaaatctctgtttgtgttccacagaaaaaaaaaagaaagaaaagaaagtcaaacatgtttggaacgacatgtgaCAGTTCTGTCCGGTAAACAACACACTTGAATGAACCGAGCATTCACTCACTCTTAAATCAGAGTTTTCTCTCCTCAGTTTGTTAATTCGATCCTCAGCAAGGTTCCCCTCCAGGGTTAATTTTTCATTCTGTAGAAAACATTGTCACTAAACACATAACACAACAATTTAAAAGTTATAATTCACAAAAACATGTGTATGATTCTGTTGAAGCCAATACCTTTTCTTCAGCTACTCTGATTAAAAATTTCAGTTGTTCAATCTCCTTTATCTAAAAGGGAAGAATGTAAAGTTATGTACAAAAAAGTTAAGAAATTGCTTAATACTGTGTAACTGTGCTATGTGCAtctcagatggatggatggatggatggagagatagaGCATGAGCAGACTCATACTAGTGAACAGTTGCTGGACTGTGCTTTTGTGGCCCTCTCCTGGCTCTCCCTCAGTGCACATCTGGTTTCATCTAGTTCCTCAGAAAGGGACCGTGCTCTTATCACAAACAGCTGGGCACTGTCAACATTAACCAACAataatgtcatatatatatattatatattaatcatATATTGGAATTGTAAGCAGGATGGAATTCGGTTGAAGTGAAGCTAGTTCAGTGGAAAAGTCTAGCATCTAGTTTAACTTAAAATCATTACAGACATTagagcattataattttttttgttacagcaattttctgtaaagctgctttttaacttttaactgtgtgtgctgtgaaaagtgctatacaaataaaaatgacttgacttataaTGGATACCTGGCCAATTTGGTGTGAAGCTCTGACACCTCCAGATTGAGTTGTAGGATGGTGTCCTCACACTGAGAAACAGTCCTCAGCAGGCTGCTGTTCTGACCTCTCAATCTCTGCTGAGTGTGTTTAAACTCAGCCACTAAACCTAACAAATCTTCAGACTCACTGCTATCAAACACAGAGACAGGGACAAATCCAGACTGTTAATTGGCGTATAAAAGAATGCTGTTGATATCACAAGTGTTCTTTTAATAAAGCATTGCAAGgagtaaatactgtatactgaaATCTAATGCCTAATCTTGTCAACAAAATAACTAACCAATGACATTCAGATCCATCTGAAAATGTGACGTCGTTCAAAAGAAGAGGATACTCGGTTCCTATGAGCACAATGTGAGACTGGTTTAGGAGTAATGTTTAGCATgtctttaatacaaatatatctgggtttccatccagatgtttcacattttttaagcgcatttcaaAAAATTTGACTAAAGAAAATGCGAATCATTGTGCATTTCCATCCACTATGtcatgcgcattatcttgagggtGCCCACCTTGTATTTGTGGTATTAGAGCAATCGTACAACCCcgattccaaaaaagttgggacagtatgcaaaatgccaattaaagcaaaaaggagtaaTTTGTAAATTCTTTTAACCCTGTGCTTGACAGCACTACAACAACCTTGTGAAttgtttcaaaatatacattcattttaaatCACATGATTGCAACACGTTCTAAAAATGTTGGGAAAGTCGAGTGTTTACTACTGTGTAACATCACCtcttcttctaataacacttattaagcatttgggcactgaagactcTGGTTtattaagtttagcaagcagaatttccccccattcatccattaggCAGGTTTTCAGCTGCGCAATTGTACGGAGTCTTCATTGCCGTATATTCCACCTCATAatatgccacacattctcaattggagacaggtcaggactgcaggcaggccaatctagcacccgcactctctgcttatgcagccatgcacttgcaattgggcagtatgtggtttagcGTTttgctgctggaaaatgcagggatgttcTTCGAAAAGATGGCgtctggatggcagcatatgttgctccaaaatttgtacatatctttctgcattaaatTTACTCATGCCATGGGCACTAACACACACCCATACATTGACAgacactgacttttggacctgatgctaataacagcttggatggtccttctCCTCTTTGGCCTGAGAACACAACAGctgtttttttccaaaaaactattaaaaatgtgtACTCATCGGGCCACAAAACATGATtctactgttctactttccatctcagatgagaccgagcccagagaagtcgatgctgcttctggacagtgttgatgtatggcttctgctttgcatagtaaagtcttaaattgcatctgtggatgcagcggaaAATGGTGTTGACAAAGGTTTACCGAATAATCCTCatcccatgtcatgatatccattacagacgcaTGATGGTTTTTAAGCCAGTGACGTCAGAGGGATAGGAGATCGTATGCATTAAGAAGTAGTcttaatattatattgtatatactgtatattgtgtattatattgtgcactataaagggtgaaatgcccaaaatccttccagtttTTCTTTGGAGGACTTTGTTCTCAAAgcactggattatttgctgacgcgtctgttggcaaattggcaaGCCGCGACCCATCCTTGCTCTTAAAGGACTAGGCTTTTTTTGGAGGCTTCTTATATACTTTGACACGATtgtctcacctgtttaacatctcctgtttcacatcaccttgttatttcaacttgtcagattgttattagtcctaaattctccctgtctcaacttttttggaatgtgttgcaggcatcaatttcagaaaaacacacacaaaaaaaacaaaaaacaaaaaaacaaaaaaatcttcaaaaagcaatgctgttgattaaggAAAACATGAAGTACCTTGACtttatactgtttttgtttttgttttaatacaagtcaaagtacatttaaaaagcaCTCCTTTTTTTATTGCCATTctgcatactgtcccaacttttttggaattgggttaTACCTTGTTTTATCACATGCTGCCAGCAGATGCGTGTAAGTATGATATCTCATATATTAAAGGCTAAAATGGCTCAAATGCCCATAAGCTGCCAGCATCCATATACAGTACCTGGGAGAAGAAAATAGAGCTATGGGGCTCTGTGTTCGAAGAATTGCTTTGTTGTGAGAAGGACATGCACAAATGATCAAAATAGACATACTTTTGTGGATAAACTGTTTCctttaccttaaaggaatagttcacctaaaaattaaaattatccatacgactccagtagttaaatccataccttcagaagcgaaataataggtgtgggtgagaagcacatcaatatttaagtcctttttttactataaatctccactttcacttccattttcttcttctttagttttttagtgatttgcattctttgtgcatatcgacaCCTACTGGTCAGAACTGGTCAAAGGCGTAGATTTAC from Myxocyprinus asiaticus isolate MX2 ecotype Aquarium Trade chromosome 1, UBuf_Myxa_2, whole genome shotgun sequence carries:
- the LOC127440170 gene encoding uncharacterized protein LOC127440170, whose protein sequence is MHVKSLQSELMRLQEHSRQALFRLNKYHISSLGPHRTGVTNHQSLHHEIQEAQPNVAMESISGSLSQILPTIPLRGDIQFPKMKPVELSHILHTQLSETDKVGNSVTEKLERLYLKEQQQHGRSRHRLVTLFKELDLLEAPLAEQAQRLSMTKHQKQEAQIAASITWWKCLTKENRIIQTGGEPQEAVRDMQHELQNLEADLKTAQLEESKPGLRVVRTFRDAQIQVDREKNEFRDVAVVTESAYVGEATDDLLKALRRVEGMVAQAMQAAHVLMDSEKKMKERIEAISLRVGQVLSRAAAIENQINALEATISANTQWMLMDSWWIVAQLLSLPFTHQNLPLLKAALLQLHQ